Below is a genomic region from Atribacterota bacterium.
TTTCTTTTGCGAGGAGTTATTGGCGATAGTTTTATGGTTTCGTACCTTGTTCTCATGAATATTCTTATCGGTTTCAAGGTCTGTTGTGGTTTAGCAATCCTCTTTTTCCGCTTCATGTTCCATGAGGGGAAGGAAAAAGGCACAGAGGAGCGATTTCACAGTGGTTGATGAAGTGAGCTTTGTGATTTTCTTCATCGGTCTCTATGCTTTAGTGGTCAAAAGAAACGCAATCAAGTCCATCATTGCTTTGGTCATCATGGAAACAGCAGTTATCCTCTATTTTATCGCTGGTGGGTTTCGGGAGGGAATGCTTCCCCCGATTGGGGATGTCTTGCCCGAGCAGATGGTTGACCCCCTTCCTCAAGCACTCATGATCACTGCGATCGTTATCGGTATTGCCTCAACGGCGGTGGCACTCGTGATGTACATCCATCTCCGCTACAAGTATGGTACTGATGAATGGAAAGAGGTCATGAAAAAGAGGATTGAAGAAGACGGATGATTCCCGGACACGTTTTCGTCCTCACCCCTATTATATTTGGAGTTCTACTTTTCCTTCTCAACAGCACGTATGCCAAACAAAGCGTTCTCGCATTCCAGCTTGGTCTTGTCTTTGCTTCCTTTTATAACTTTGTGAAACTGAGGCTCTTAGAGATTCCTTTATCCATAGAGTGCTTTGGCGGATGGAGTAGAGTCATCGGCATTGCCCTCAAATGGGACCTCGTCTCTGCCGTATTCGTGATTCTCACCACGATTCTCTTTTTCTTCCTCTTCGTTTTTGACTATCGGAGTGGACATGCCAATCGGCTTTTTTTAATGCTCTTTTGCACCCTGCAGGGCTTAATCATTGGTATCTTCCTTACCCACGATTTTTTTAACGTCTTCGTCCTCTATGAAGTATCGACCATTATAGTGAGTATCCTCATTATGTTCCAAAAGGACAAGCAGTCCATTTATGATGGCATGCTCTATCTTCTCACCAATCTCACCGCCATGGTTTTTTTCCTCTTTGGAGTGGCAATTCTCTACCGGATGCTTGGAGTTTTAGACTTTGCCCTAGCCAAGGACCAAATGGCCCTTCTTTCCAGCACACGGAGCTTAATCCTCCCTTATGCCTTTTTCCTTACCGCTTTAAGTCTGAAGACTGCTATTCTCCCCCTTTTTAGCTGGCTTCCCCGAGCCCACGCCACCCCCAGTGCCCCCTCAACGGTATCGGCCCTCCTTTCCGGCCTCTTTGTCAAAAACAGTTTATACCTCTTTTTCAGAATCAGAAATGTTTTCGATCCATTTTTGGAGATAACAGAGTTCTTTCTCTTTTTGGGATGGCTCACGGCCTTTTTTGGCGCTTTATTGGCCCTTTCTCAAAAGGATATCAAGCTCATTTTAGCCTACTCCACCGTTTCTCAGTTGGGACTCATCACCATGGGTCTCAATATGGACCATGAGCTTGCCTTCTGGGGTGCGGTTTACCATATCCTTAACCATGCCGTTTTTAAATCCACCCTCTTCCTCTCTGCCGGTATTATTACTGAAACCTATGGCACAAGAGACATTGAGAAAATTAGAGGAGTCGGAAGGCGCATGCCTCTTGTGGCTGCAGCAACAATCCTTGCTATCTTGGGAATCACCGGTGCCCCCTTCTTTAGCGGAAGTATGTCCAAGTACTGGATAGCTTACGGTGCAAAAGATGCCCTTACCACTTTGGCTTTTTTCGTGGCCAACCTTGGGACCATCACCTGTTTTATTCGCTATAGCGCCATCCTCTTCGGTCCTCAAATTCACCCAATGCCCTCTTCTCCCTCTCTTCCCACCATGCAGCACAGTACTGTTTTGGTAATGGGTTTTCTTTCTCTTTTTGGCGGCCTATTCGCCCGGGAATTGACTATCTTTTTCTTTGGCAAGCAGTTACCCCTTGACCCCCTCTCCTACCTCCAAAAGGGGGGCATTTTTCTTGCAAGCCTTCTTGGAGGCTTTCTCGTCGTGCGGACAATCGGGCAATCGAAAGTCCTCGAAAGGATACGGACTCTGGATCTCTCTTTCAACGACGTTGGCATGCTCATGTTTCTCTTTTTTTCTTTGAGCTTCCTCTACCTCACGGTGAAGTATGCTTTCCTGTGAGGGATTTTCCTCCACAGGAAAAATCCTGTAGTATCGCGACAATTGATGTCATGAAAGCATGCCTTGAGGTAAGGGGCCCCTATTCTGACTGGACACGACCTCAATAAGGCTCAAAGTGATAGTGTAAGGAATTTTGTGGAAGGGTTTGTGCATGAATGAAGTACCCCATGGACCAGGAATACCCCTCAGTCCATCCTGAAGGAAGCAACAAGAAAAACGATGACCGAGATACTCTCACTCCTATCACCGACTAGATCTGGAGAGGCTAAAGCTTTTCGGCAATGCCCCCTGCCTGAAAAGATGCCTTTATCTATCCGGATGGGTTCTTCCCGAAGGTCCACCGGGAGGGGGTGGAGAGGGAAACGGAAGGGAGGCTCAAGGGTTTTGCTGAGGCACAGAAGATCCCAAAGATACACTATTTTCATGAAACTCGAAGAAATTGTAGCCAAAAAGAGGGCTCGAGAAGAGAAGCTCCAGGATGCCCTGAAGCGAATAACCACTCAACTGCGAAAATGGGGTGCCTTGAAGATTGTCCTCTTTGGTTCTCTGGCATACGGGATTGTTGATTCCCAGAGCGACCTTGACCTTCTCGTGATTATGCCATCCTCACAAACAAGCAAAGCGTGGATGGACCAGATTTATCAGCACGTTGAGCGGAAAATAGCCACCGATATTGTGATTTACTCTCAGGACGACTTTGAAAGAATGCTTCCGGAGAGTGCGTTCTTGCAGGAAATACTTCGATCAGGAAAGGTGATTTATAAGAAAAACCCCTCGTGAAGAAGCCCTGCGATGGCTCACGCAAGCTCAGGATGAGTTCGACGACGCTGAGTTCCTTCGCCAGAGAGGACGTTTCTACCTTGCCCTTTTCCATTTCCAACAGGCAGCCGAAAAAGCGCGCAAGGCGTATCTCTGAAACTCGACCAGTACCATATCCCAACACGTTATCCGAACAGCCTTCCGGGTGGGGTTCCTTCCCGTTTCTATACCGACCCAAAGGAAGCCGAAGAAGCAATGCTCCTCGCTCGAGCGCTTCTTGAAACCATCATGGGAAAAATTACCGGGGAAGAGAAGGATGCATCGTGAAAATGCCTTTGTGAGACCTTTACATACTCTTATTGAAAAGCCGAAATTCCCAGCAAATTGTCGATCGCTGAAGCAAACTCGTGGTGGTGTGCATTGGAAGTGTACAATCTTTGCCATCCCCCTCAAGATTTTCGAGAGGTCTGGAAAGAGAGAGCCAGCTTTGGCTCCACAAAGCAGGTTGGAGTTCTATTCATGCTGACGGGAATTGTGCTACGCTTCGTCCCCATCCTCACTTTGGACAAGCACTGCATCCCGGATATTGCTCTGGTGGAAAACCACAGCTTTTGCAGAAAGGCATCTACCGTTTTGTACGCCACACGAGCCACACCGGGGAAATTTTAGCCCTTGGGGGACAGCATTTTTGCCTCTCCTCGGTTTCCTTTACCGGGTGTCCCTGGAGGAGCGGAAGTTCTTAGGGTTCTTTGATGAAGAGTACCGGGAGCATATGGGTAAAACCAGAGGATTTATATAGAATGCATCACTTCCTCAGGGCGTTTTCCACCGCTTTGAGAAAGGCCTTACTTGATACGGTAGCGCCACTCACAGTATCCACTGGCAAAGCGCTGGCTTTTTTGAGGCGCATGACGAGTTCTTGGTAAACAGTCGGGATGGAAATTCGGGAGGAAGAAACTAGCTGCATATCCACAATGGCATGGTCCTCGACCCTTACCTCCACCTCACAGGTAAACCGCCCCTTCACATATTTTCCCCGATATACACCGTCCTCAATGGTAGAAAGGTCGATCGCGTTGAGGGTCAAGTTCTGCGTTTCGTAAAGTCCATAGGTGAGGTATCCCCAGAAGATACCAAAAAGGGCCATAAGAATTAATAGAACAAGAAGAAGGATTTTCCAAACTTTTTTCATGATTCCATTATACGCTCTTTGGGATGCAATTGCTACACACCAAGGTAATGTGCTACATTCCCCGTGAAGGGGAGGACACCGTGAAAATCACCATCGGGAACCTTAAAAATCGAAGAGGATGGCTCCTTGCTGGTATTTTTGCCCTGGAGATATTTGTGCGGTTTTTTCTCTTAGGGGTTATCCCACCGGGATTGAATCAGGATGAAGCCTCCATCGGGTACGATGCCTGGGCCTTGCTACACTACGGAATCGACCGGAATGGTTT
It encodes:
- a CDS encoding cation:proton antiporter subunit C, with amino-acid sequence MVDEVSFVIFFIGLYALVVKRNAIKSIIALVIMETAVILYFIAGGFREGMLPPIGDVLPEQMVDPLPQALMITAIVIGIASTAVALVMYIHLRYKYGTDEWKEVMKKRIEEDG
- a CDS encoding proton-conducting transporter membrane subunit: MIPGHVFVLTPIIFGVLLFLLNSTYAKQSVLAFQLGLVFASFYNFVKLRLLEIPLSIECFGGWSRVIGIALKWDLVSAVFVILTTILFFFLFVFDYRSGHANRLFLMLFCTLQGLIIGIFLTHDFFNVFVLYEVSTIIVSILIMFQKDKQSIYDGMLYLLTNLTAMVFFLFGVAILYRMLGVLDFALAKDQMALLSSTRSLILPYAFFLTALSLKTAILPLFSWLPRAHATPSAPSTVSALLSGLFVKNSLYLFFRIRNVFDPFLEITEFFLFLGWLTAFFGALLALSQKDIKLILAYSTVSQLGLITMGLNMDHELAFWGAVYHILNHAVFKSTLFLSAGIITETYGTRDIEKIRGVGRRMPLVAAATILAILGITGAPFFSGSMSKYWIAYGAKDALTTLAFFVANLGTITCFIRYSAILFGPQIHPMPSSPSLPTMQHSTVLVMGFLSLFGGLFARELTIFFFGKQLPLDPLSYLQKGGIFLASLLGGFLVVRTIGQSKVLERIRTLDLSFNDVGMLMFLFFSLSFLYLTVKYAFL
- a CDS encoding nucleotidyltransferase domain-containing protein, which gives rise to MKLEEIVAKKRAREEKLQDALKRITTQLRKWGALKIVLFGSLAYGIVDSQSDLDLLVIMPSSQTSKAWMDQIYQHVERKIATDIVIYSQDDFERMLPESAFLQEILRSGKVIYKKNPS
- a CDS encoding HEPN domain-containing protein translates to MRWLTQAQDEFDDAEFLRQRGRFYLALFHFQQAAEKARKAYL
- a CDS encoding FMN-binding protein, producing MKKVWKILLLVLLILMALFGIFWGYLTYGLYETQNLTLNAIDLSTIEDGVYRGKYVKGRFTCEVEVRVEDHAIVDMQLVSSSRISIPTVYQELVMRLKKASALPVDTVSGATVSSKAFLKAVENALRK